The proteins below are encoded in one region of Oreochromis niloticus isolate F11D_XX linkage group LG6, O_niloticus_UMD_NMBU, whole genome shotgun sequence:
- the gpr78a gene encoding G-protein coupled receptor 26, translated as MSIPEFLLEVSIVIIAVVSLLTNLSVLLCFVQSSDLRAHVPGIFMINLSLSNILLSIINMPATFLGVVSGTNPLGDLFCHVVSFAETFITSNAMLSMAALSMDRWIAVVFPLRYSSKMRYRDAFLIVAYSWLHSLIFSLTQLMMDWGGYSYTYASCTVHLDSEQASQLGIYATFTALFHGSSFALCLLVLCFAYLKVLRVAKSHCKRIDVITVQTLLLLVDIHPSVKERCLAQRKKRKQRATKKICIFIGSFILCFSPYVITRLVELLPSVRIPRYWGIATKCLFYAKASSDPFVYCLLRQQYRKVLVSIISRVVGKDHYFLSVTSASSTFDTTDDSCLARIT; from the exons ATGAGCATACCGGAGTTCCTTCTGGAAGTGTCCATTGTGATAATAGCTGTTGTCTCTCTGCTGACCAACTTGTCGGTACTGCTATGTTTCGTTCAGAGCAGCGATTTAAGAGCCCATGTGCCAGGAATCTTTATGATAAATCTCTCTTTATCTAACATCCTCCTCAGTATTATCAACATGCCTGCCACTTTTCTGGGGGTGGTCAGTGGCACAAACCCCTTGGGGGACTTGTTCTGCCACGTCGTCAGCTTTGCTGAGACTTTTATCACCAGTAATGCCATGCTGAGCATGGCGGCGCTGAGCATGGACAGGTGGATAGCGGTGGTATTTCCTCTGAGATACTCTAGCAAGATGCGCTACAGGGACGCTTTTCTGATCGTGGCCTACTCCTGGCTTCACTCTCTCATCTTTTCTCTCACTCAGCTGATGATGGACTGGGGAGGCTACAGCTACACTTATGCCTCATGCACAGTTCACCTGGACTCGGAGCAGGCGTCTCAGCTGGGAATCTACGCCACCTTCACAGCGCTGTTCCACGGTAGCAGCTTTGCGCTCTGCCTCCTCGTCTTGTGCTTCGCTTACCTGAAAGTTTTGAGAGTGGCTAAGTCACACTGCAAGAGGATAGATGTAATTACAGTGCAGactctgcttctgttggttgATATCCACCCCAG tgtgAAGGAGAGGTGCCTAGCGCAACGGAAGAAGAGAAAGCAGCGCGCCACTAAAAAGATCTGCATCTTCATTGGCTCCTTCATCCTCTGCTTTTCACCATATGTTATCACCAG GTTGGTGGAATTGTTGCCCTCTGTGCGCATCCCTCGTTACTGGGGCATTGCCACCAAATGCTTGTTCTACGCCAAGGCTTCCAGTGACCCATTCGTCTATTGTCTTCTGCGGCAGCAGTACAGGAAGGTCCTGGTTAGTATCATCAGTCGAGTTGTAGGAAAAGATcactacttcctgtctgtgacCAGCGCAAGCAGCACATTTGACACCACAGATGACAGCTGTCTTGCCAGGATTACTTGA